One Vibrio taketomensis DNA window includes the following coding sequences:
- a CDS encoding NAD(P)/FAD-dependent oxidoreductase: MIRLNEIKLPLDHEEGALLDAISEKLGINAEQVISFNVFRRGYDARKKTNIHLIYTLDVIVEGDENALLEKFTKDPHVRQTPDMEYKFVAKAPENLTERPVVIGFGPCGLFAGLVLAQMGFNPIIVERGKEVRERTKDTFGFWRKRTLNPESNVQFGEGGAGTFSDGKLYSQVKDPNFYGRKVITEFVAAGAPEEILYVSKPHIGTFKLVTMIEKMRAKILELGGEIRFSTRVDDIHMDGEQITGVTLSNGEEIKSRHVVLAVGHSARDTFEMLNERGVYMEAKPFSVGFRIEHKQSMIDEARFGPNAGHPLLGAADYKLVHHCKNGRTVYSFCMCPGGTVVAATSEEGRVVTNGMSQYSRAERNANSAIVVGISPEVDYPGDPLAGIRFQRELESNAYLLGGENYDAPAQKIGDFLKGRDPSAIGDVEPSFTPGIKLTDLSKALPPFAIEAIREAIPAFDRKIKGFASADGLLTGVETRTSSPVCIKRGKDFQSVNLKGFFPAGEGAGYAGGILSAGIDGIKVAEAVARDIMAQLENA, encoded by the coding sequence ATGATACGTTTAAATGAAATCAAGCTTCCTCTTGATCACGAGGAAGGCGCACTACTTGACGCTATTTCAGAAAAACTTGGCATTAATGCTGAGCAAGTTATCTCTTTCAATGTATTTAGACGTGGCTACGATGCTCGTAAGAAAACCAACATCCACCTTATCTATACGCTAGATGTGATTGTTGAGGGCGATGAAAATGCCCTACTCGAGAAATTCACCAAAGACCCGCACGTACGCCAAACGCCAGATATGGAATACAAGTTTGTCGCGAAAGCACCTGAGAACCTAACTGAACGCCCTGTTGTTATTGGTTTTGGTCCTTGTGGTCTATTCGCGGGTCTAGTACTTGCACAAATGGGCTTTAACCCAATTATTGTTGAGCGTGGCAAAGAAGTACGCGAACGTACTAAAGATACCTTCGGCTTCTGGCGTAAACGCACGCTTAACCCTGAATCAAACGTACAATTTGGTGAAGGTGGTGCTGGTACTTTCTCTGACGGTAAGCTCTACAGCCAAGTTAAAGATCCAAACTTCTACGGTCGTAAGGTAATCACTGAGTTTGTTGCCGCTGGTGCACCGGAAGAGATTCTATACGTAAGTAAGCCGCACATCGGTACCTTTAAACTGGTAACCATGATTGAAAAAATGCGCGCGAAAATCCTAGAACTTGGCGGCGAAATTCGTTTTAGTACGCGCGTTGACGACATCCACATGGATGGCGAGCAAATTACTGGCGTGACGCTATCAAACGGCGAAGAAATCAAATCTCGTCATGTTGTGCTCGCAGTTGGTCACAGCGCACGTGACACATTTGAAATGCTAAACGAGCGTGGCGTTTATATGGAAGCGAAACCTTTCTCGGTTGGTTTCCGTATTGAACACAAACAATCGATGATCGATGAAGCTCGCTTCGGTCCTAACGCTGGTCACCCTCTTCTAGGCGCGGCAGACTACAAACTTGTGCACCACTGTAAAAATGGTCGCACAGTATACAGCTTCTGCATGTGTCCGGGCGGTACTGTGGTTGCAGCGACGTCAGAAGAAGGTCGTGTAGTAACGAACGGTATGAGCCAATACTCTCGTGCTGAACGTAACGCAAACAGCGCTATCGTAGTGGGTATTTCTCCAGAAGTGGATTACCCTGGCGATCCACTGGCAGGTATTCGTTTCCAACGTGAACTTGAATCAAATGCTTACCTACTGGGCGGCGAAAACTATGATGCACCAGCACAAAAAATCGGTGACTTCCTAAAAGGCCGCGATCCAAGTGCTATTGGTGATGTTGAGCCTTCATTTACACCGGGCATCAAACTAACGGATCTATCGAAAGCACTACCACCGTTTGCTATCGAAGCAATCCGTGAAGCAATCCCAGCGTTTGACCGCAAGATCAAAGGCTTTGCCTCAGCAGATGGTCTACTCACTGGCGTAGAAACACGTACTTCGTCTCCAGTTTGTATCAAACGTGGCAAAGACTTCCAAAGCGTTAACCTTAAAGGCTTCTTCCCTGCAGGTGAAGGTGCAGGTTACGCAGGCGGTATCCTTTCTGCGGGTATCGATGGTATCAAAGTAGCGGAAGCCGTTGCTCGCGATATTATGGCTCAGCTAGAAAACGCATAA
- the fdxA gene encoding ferredoxin FdxA: protein MAFVVTDNCIQCKYTDCVAVCPADAFHEGPNFMVINPIECIDCGLCVDECAAQAIFQEDELPEGQEIYKELNAELAEIWPNQTEVKPAMDDAEKWDGVPNKLGMLER, encoded by the coding sequence ATGGCGTTTGTCGTAACGGATAACTGTATCCAATGTAAATACACTGACTGTGTCGCAGTATGCCCAGCAGATGCGTTTCATGAGGGGCCAAACTTTATGGTAATCAACCCAATTGAATGTATCGATTGCGGTCTATGTGTCGATGAGTGTGCGGCGCAAGCGATCTTTCAAGAAGATGAGCTACCTGAAGGGCAAGAAATTTACAAAGAGCTCAATGCTGAGCTTGCGGAAATTTGGCCAAACCAAACCGAAGTAAAACCAGCCATGGATGATGCTGAAAAGTGGGATGGCGTGCCAAACAAACTGGGTATGTTAGAGCGATAA
- a CDS encoding isochorismatase family protein, whose amino-acid sequence MLNKEDAGLIVVDIQGKLATLVHDSETVIANCAKLIQGAQSLGMPIIWLEQNPEKLGSTIEAIAELMGEQQPIAKYTFDGCAEPEFKLALNEAQKHSWLLCGIETHICVYQTATHLANLHFDIHVVSDCVSSRNVANHNLTLTKFNNENVKVTGLEMCLYELVKDCRDPGFKQILTLVK is encoded by the coding sequence ATGCTTAATAAAGAAGACGCAGGTTTAATCGTCGTCGACATACAAGGTAAGCTCGCCACATTAGTGCATGATAGTGAAACCGTCATCGCGAACTGCGCTAAGTTAATTCAAGGAGCGCAGTCACTTGGCATGCCGATTATATGGTTAGAGCAAAATCCAGAAAAACTGGGTAGTACTATCGAGGCTATTGCTGAACTAATGGGAGAGCAGCAACCCATCGCCAAATATACTTTTGACGGTTGTGCTGAACCCGAGTTTAAGCTCGCGTTGAACGAAGCCCAGAAACATTCATGGTTACTTTGCGGTATCGAAACCCATATTTGCGTTTATCAAACGGCTACACATCTCGCCAACCTGCATTTTGATATTCATGTAGTGAGTGACTGTGTTTCGTCGCGAAATGTCGCGAATCATAACCTTACTTTGACAAAATTCAATAACGAAAACGTTAAAGTAACGGGACTTGAAATGTGCCTGTACGAACTAGTCAAAGATTGCAGAGATCCTGGATTCAAGCAGATATTAACGCTAGTAAAATAA
- a CDS encoding DEAD/DEAH box helicase, with protein sequence MTTAKSPANFAELNLIQPLLARLTELEYQQATPIQVQVIPTVLAGRDLIAGANTGSGKTAAFALPLLQNIFINQHPTLYRKNNSVTGLVLVPTRELAKQVADNIKSYSAHFNGALKTVCVFGGVSVNSQMLALRGGADILVATPGRLLDLVSSNAIKLDRVKSLVLDEADRMLSLGFTEELTEILSQLPKQKQTLLFSATFPEEVQALTQDLLTDPVEVQLQSNEASTLVQRVFTVDKGKKTALLAHLVKQNDWRQALIFVNSKNGCEHLADKLYKRGISVEVFHGDQSQGARTRVLEDFKAGQLDVLVATDIAARGLDVEKLPVVINYDLPRSPSDYMHRIGRSGRAGEVGLALSLIDYEDYHHFKVIEKKNKIRLEREQVPGFEVTETITESMLTANKPMAKPAGTGKKKRKKKQAATGDVWLKNA encoded by the coding sequence ATGACTACTGCTAAATCACCAGCAAACTTTGCTGAACTCAACCTGATTCAACCCTTGCTGGCAAGATTGACCGAGCTTGAATATCAACAAGCAACACCCATTCAAGTACAAGTGATCCCAACTGTTTTAGCGGGCCGTGACCTCATTGCGGGTGCGAATACGGGTTCTGGTAAAACCGCCGCCTTTGCGCTTCCGCTACTGCAAAATATTTTCATTAACCAACACCCTACGCTTTACCGCAAAAATAACTCTGTAACCGGACTCGTTCTGGTTCCAACCCGTGAGCTAGCCAAGCAAGTCGCTGACAATATCAAGTCTTATTCCGCCCATTTTAATGGCGCACTCAAAACCGTTTGCGTTTTTGGTGGTGTATCCGTTAACAGCCAAATGTTAGCGTTACGTGGCGGTGCAGATATTCTTGTGGCGACGCCAGGACGCCTATTAGACTTAGTTTCAAGTAACGCAATCAAGCTTGATAGAGTCAAATCCTTGGTGCTTGATGAAGCAGACCGAATGTTAAGCCTAGGTTTCACGGAAGAACTGACGGAAATCCTCTCACAGTTACCAAAACAGAAGCAGACCTTACTGTTTTCAGCGACTTTCCCTGAAGAAGTTCAAGCATTAACCCAAGATCTACTGACTGATCCAGTTGAAGTGCAACTGCAAAGCAATGAAGCCAGTACGCTTGTTCAACGAGTATTCACCGTCGATAAAGGTAAAAAAACCGCCCTACTGGCACACTTAGTGAAACAAAATGATTGGCGCCAAGCGCTAATTTTTGTCAACTCAAAAAATGGCTGTGAACATCTTGCCGATAAGCTTTATAAGCGCGGTATCTCTGTTGAAGTATTCCACGGCGACCAAAGCCAAGGTGCGCGAACTCGCGTTTTAGAAGACTTCAAAGCAGGCCAATTGGATGTACTAGTAGCAACTGACATTGCAGCGCGAGGGTTAGACGTCGAAAAACTACCGGTAGTCATTAACTATGACCTACCTCGCAGTCCTTCTGACTATATGCACCGCATCGGTCGAAGTGGTCGTGCAGGAGAAGTGGGTTTAGCACTATCACTGATTGATTATGAAGATTACCACCACTTCAAAGTGATCGAGAAAAAGAACAAAATCCGACTTGAACGCGAACAAGTACCTGGTTTTGAAGTAACGGAAACCATCACCGAATCAATGCTTACTGCGAACAAGCCAATGGCAAAACCTGCTGGCACGGGCAAGAAAAAACGCAAAAAGAAACAAGCAGCTACCGGTGATGTGTGGTTGAAAAACGCTTAA
- a CDS encoding RNA methyltransferase, which yields MISKNQLKLLRALGQKKQRKAHGLFLVQGEKNVLELATSELTVKHIFGTADFLTENSQTLSGFDCVEASLDDLTKASTLVSNNAAIAVVEIPQFAVPTAQGLMIALDGVQDPGNLGTIIRVADWYGIKHIVASSDCADPYNPKTISATMGSFGRVQVHQLDLASYLAQSNLPVYGAFLEGVSVHKTEFAAEGILLMGSESHGIRAEAAKFVTDKITIPAFGGAESLNVAMATGIILDNIRRQHS from the coding sequence ATGATATCTAAAAACCAACTAAAACTGCTGCGCGCTTTAGGTCAAAAGAAGCAGCGTAAAGCACATGGCCTATTCTTAGTTCAAGGTGAAAAAAACGTTCTTGAATTAGCTACCAGTGAGCTGACTGTTAAACATATCTTTGGCACTGCGGACTTTTTAACGGAAAACAGCCAAACACTCAGCGGTTTTGATTGCGTTGAAGCATCACTCGATGATTTAACTAAAGCGAGTACTCTAGTTAGCAATAATGCGGCAATCGCAGTGGTTGAAATCCCACAATTCGCAGTGCCGACAGCACAAGGTCTAATGATTGCTTTAGATGGCGTGCAAGACCCAGGCAATTTGGGCACGATAATTCGTGTTGCCGATTGGTATGGCATCAAACACATTGTCGCAAGCAGCGATTGTGCTGACCCTTACAACCCAAAAACCATCAGTGCAACAATGGGCAGTTTTGGTCGCGTACAAGTCCACCAACTTGATTTAGCAAGCTACTTAGCACAATCAAACCTACCTGTTTACGGTGCATTTTTGGAAGGTGTTAGCGTACACAAAACTGAATTTGCTGCCGAAGGCATTTTGTTGATGGGTAGCGAGTCTCATGGTATTCGCGCTGAAGCAGCGAAATTTGTCACTGACAAGATTACTATTCCGGCATTTGGTGGCGCAGAGTCACTCAATGTAGCGATGGCAACAGGCATTATCCTAGACAATATTCGCCGCCAGCATAGCTAA
- a CDS encoding flavohemoglobin expression-modulating QEGLA motif protein: MKHAKALDDQLFSLVNGIEILSSVSPINYKEQRDEFFRRHYSIEPTFSYKPSEHNAFQLKRQLFNLPIEKVEDPDLQRIYEDVILSYVDKIDQLQTLGSQDFLYNSLRYFGEPTEKDIRNASFILHLPDSDDDKQLVDAQGIQQIMEQFARSQGYQYDLVIDDNMIANALVSKTTVKINSAAKVPMVEAHALAHHELGVHLVTTLNARSQPFKVLSLGCPVNTMTQEGMAILSEYLAGHLTIKRLKILALRVLAVDSMIKDKSFRTTFMMLKEQLGVEKNLAFTITARVYRGGGFTKDYLYLRGFHEVLHAYEEQEGFLNLLCGKTALMHLPEINRLVNKGIFNAPQNITPSFVHPTDNDEVRRFITHAIK, translated from the coding sequence TTGAAGCATGCGAAGGCATTAGATGACCAATTGTTTTCTTTGGTCAATGGAATTGAAATTTTAAGCTCAGTCAGCCCGATCAATTATAAAGAACAACGTGATGAGTTTTTTCGTCGTCATTACTCTATTGAGCCCACCTTTAGCTACAAACCTAGTGAACATAATGCGTTTCAGTTGAAACGCCAATTGTTTAACTTGCCGATAGAAAAAGTAGAAGATCCGGATCTTCAGCGTATATACGAAGACGTGATTCTCTCGTATGTGGACAAAATTGATCAGCTGCAGACCCTCGGTAGCCAAGATTTTCTCTATAATTCGCTGCGTTATTTCGGCGAACCAACTGAAAAAGACATTCGCAATGCCAGTTTTATTCTGCATCTTCCGGACTCAGATGATGACAAGCAACTGGTTGATGCTCAGGGTATTCAACAGATCATGGAGCAATTCGCACGATCACAGGGTTATCAATACGATTTAGTGATAGATGACAATATGATTGCCAATGCTTTGGTGAGCAAAACTACGGTTAAAATTAACAGTGCAGCCAAAGTGCCGATGGTCGAAGCGCACGCGTTGGCGCATCATGAGTTGGGTGTTCACTTGGTCACGACACTTAATGCTCGCAGCCAACCATTTAAAGTCTTATCTCTTGGTTGTCCGGTCAACACCATGACGCAAGAAGGCATGGCGATCTTAAGTGAATACTTAGCGGGCCATCTGACAATCAAACGTTTGAAGATACTCGCTTTACGCGTTTTGGCGGTGGATTCGATGATTAAGGATAAATCATTCCGCACCACGTTTATGATGCTTAAAGAGCAACTTGGCGTTGAGAAAAACCTCGCATTTACTATTACTGCACGTGTCTATCGTGGTGGTGGTTTCACCAAAGATTATCTTTATTTGCGTGGATTTCACGAAGTGTTGCACGCTTACGAAGAGCAAGAGGGCTTTCTTAACCTCCTTTGCGGTAAAACCGCATTGATGCACTTACCTGAGATTAATCGCCTAGTAAATAAAGGAATTTTTAACGCGCCACAAAACATTACCCCATCGTTTGTTCATCCGACGGATAACGACGAGGTGCGACGCTTTATTACTCACGCGATTAAGTAG
- a CDS encoding response regulator, whose amino-acid sequence MESIQRVNYDSPYKEMSVLVVDDFEAITQTLRVAFERLGFKSVYKARDGKEALQYLKNYSVDLIVSDWKMPKMDGLALLQNVRESQKNKDTPFIMLTGNLQQSDVVQAIEAGVSEYLVKPFSKVTLAERVHKAFVSPIRGNGIASKERKDTTEEPKQRTILVVDDEPSNLQVLGELLKPHYKIKVCRSGQQALDICAKSEKPDLILLDIMMPEMDGLAVCESLKSDPETQFIPIIFVSALSQTDDVVKGLKLGAVDYIQKPIIPEVVLARIDTHINSVIQREKLSQQIDDLIDASRHQDDALQAFFHDFRSPLTALHSTLVDMVSEQEEVQLLKESSASLVQMMEQYDLLTKLERGDAPDALNKIALGNTLQKVMASYQSMAKNKQLEFKHDIDPAHAYQGDDVLSYAMFSNLIANAIEAAPNKSDITVTSSVEDDSIVINMTNQGEVPAAIREHFFDKFVSSGKPRGQGLGAYSAKLCARAQGGEVSLNVADQQTTITLIFKVSP is encoded by the coding sequence GCGATTACCCAGACCCTACGTGTCGCATTTGAGCGGCTTGGGTTTAAATCCGTCTATAAAGCAAGAGACGGTAAAGAAGCATTACAATACCTAAAAAACTATTCAGTAGATTTGATCGTATCCGATTGGAAAATGCCAAAGATGGACGGTTTAGCGCTATTGCAAAATGTCCGAGAGTCGCAAAAGAACAAAGATACGCCTTTTATTATGCTGACTGGTAACCTGCAGCAGAGTGATGTTGTTCAGGCGATAGAAGCGGGCGTGTCCGAATATCTGGTTAAACCGTTTTCTAAAGTGACTTTGGCTGAGCGAGTGCATAAAGCCTTTGTCTCGCCGATTCGCGGCAATGGAATTGCAAGTAAAGAGCGAAAAGATACCACTGAAGAGCCCAAACAACGAACCATTTTAGTGGTAGACGATGAACCTTCAAACCTACAAGTTTTAGGTGAATTGCTTAAACCACACTATAAGATCAAAGTGTGTCGTAGTGGTCAGCAAGCTTTAGATATATGTGCGAAATCTGAAAAACCAGACCTGATTCTTTTGGACATCATGATGCCAGAAATGGATGGTTTGGCGGTATGTGAGTCCCTTAAATCAGATCCTGAAACTCAGTTTATTCCGATTATTTTCGTATCAGCGTTATCACAAACGGATGATGTGGTGAAAGGTCTAAAACTAGGTGCGGTAGATTATATTCAAAAGCCAATCATTCCTGAAGTCGTGTTAGCGCGTATCGATACACATATTAACTCAGTTATTCAACGTGAAAAGCTATCGCAACAAATTGATGATTTAATCGATGCTTCTCGTCATCAGGATGATGCATTGCAAGCTTTCTTTCATGATTTTAGAAGTCCACTGACGGCATTACACTCCACATTAGTGGATATGGTGAGTGAGCAAGAGGAAGTGCAGCTACTCAAAGAGAGTTCAGCGAGCTTAGTGCAAATGATGGAACAATACGATCTTCTAACTAAACTCGAACGGGGTGATGCACCAGACGCTTTGAACAAAATTGCCCTTGGTAACACTTTGCAAAAAGTGATGGCAAGTTATCAATCGATGGCGAAAAACAAGCAATTAGAGTTTAAACACGATATTGATCCTGCACACGCTTATCAAGGGGATGATGTTCTGAGCTATGCGATGTTTAGTAATCTAATTGCTAACGCTATCGAAGCTGCGCCGAATAAATCCGATATTACCGTTACTTCAAGCGTTGAAGATGATTCGATAGTGATCAATATGACGAACCAAGGAGAGGTGCCAGCAGCCATTAGAGAGCACTTCTTTGACAAGTTTGTCAGCTCAGGAAAGCCTAGAGGGCAGGGGTTAGGTGCATATTCGGCTAAGTTGTGCGCTCGTGCACAAGGAGGAGAGGTGAGCTTAAACGTTGCGGACCAACAGACAACCATAACGTTGATATTCAAAGTTTCGCCGTAA
- a CDS encoding GGDEF domain-containing protein, with protein sequence MSNNLNYDYKKYMLPLIKLLALTMLIVGSTYTAYNALQLKKLSESIVNDFNQLYSISRRFAQYYNNTDMTFLEKGTHVRNGVSIMVSKDSEVKVLSKGINKLRSQFETIAPNHIWTVAIFEHPSAYGHFDPLRKAYADRYSEYKANDVMNRIIKTESLEDTYSQFYGCNIKLSEPYAEPGTDQIIRTIFYPVYNQGVLNALLAVDIKNSFIDYQVNKFNDEYWTAIDTKAHWLALKLPIKISCTNAEPIYVGFGFGNIFERIFAPSVFIALFGHILMLVYKRNKQRFYKDRMTGFYRRDFYEPRLKKQQNFSLLVIDIDFFKSINDALGHKVGDDVISEVTRRIASQIRSSDAAIRWGGEEFVISFRNMDEQILREKAEAIRACIIEHSIEGLNVTVSIGGVHLEDSTFAEAFRIADEALYQSKQNGRNRVTF encoded by the coding sequence ATGAGCAATAACCTAAATTACGATTATAAAAAATATATGCTGCCGCTTATTAAGCTGCTCGCACTAACAATGCTCATCGTCGGTTCCACATACACCGCCTACAATGCATTGCAACTAAAAAAACTATCCGAATCAATCGTTAACGACTTTAACCAGCTTTATTCGATCAGTCGCCGTTTTGCTCAGTATTACAACAATACGGACATGACCTTTCTAGAAAAGGGAACCCATGTAAGAAATGGTGTGAGCATCATGGTCTCAAAAGATAGTGAGGTAAAGGTTCTATCGAAGGGGATTAACAAATTACGCTCACAATTTGAAACCATCGCCCCGAACCACATCTGGACCGTTGCTATCTTCGAACATCCATCAGCTTATGGTCACTTTGATCCACTACGTAAAGCATACGCCGACCGTTACAGTGAATATAAAGCTAACGACGTGATGAACCGCATCATCAAGACAGAAAGTCTCGAAGACACCTACTCGCAGTTCTATGGCTGTAACATTAAGTTATCGGAACCCTATGCAGAACCGGGTACCGACCAAATAATTCGTACCATTTTTTACCCGGTATACAACCAAGGTGTGCTCAACGCTTTGCTCGCGGTTGATATTAAAAATAGCTTTATTGACTATCAGGTGAATAAGTTTAATGACGAATATTGGACCGCCATTGATACAAAAGCACATTGGTTAGCGTTGAAATTACCAATTAAAATTTCATGCACCAATGCTGAACCAATCTATGTTGGCTTCGGATTTGGCAATATTTTTGAGCGTATCTTTGCGCCATCGGTTTTCATTGCTTTGTTTGGTCACATACTGATGCTGGTGTATAAGCGTAATAAACAGCGTTTTTACAAAGACCGAATGACTGGTTTTTATCGCCGAGATTTTTATGAGCCAAGGCTCAAAAAACAACAGAATTTTTCTTTGTTGGTCATTGATATTGATTTCTTTAAATCAATTAATGACGCCTTGGGCCACAAAGTCGGCGATGATGTTATTAGTGAGGTAACGCGTCGAATAGCGAGTCAAATTCGATCCAGCGATGCGGCTATTCGCTGGGGTGGTGAGGAGTTTGTAATCTCGTTTAGAAACATGGATGAGCAAATACTTCGAGAAAAAGCAGAAGCGATCAGAGCCTGTATCATTGAGCATTCAATTGAAGGTTTGAATGTGACCGTTTCTATCGGTGGCGTTCATCTTGAGGACAGTACATTTGCAGAAGCCTTCCGTATTGCCGATGAAGCGTTGTACCAATCAAAACAAAATGGTCGTAACCGCGTAACGTTCTAA